A portion of the uncultured Draconibacterium sp. genome contains these proteins:
- a CDS encoding heme-binding domain-containing protein, giving the protein MRRILRFLLITLLLVFVVIQFFQTEKNNEEISSNHIFNQEEVPENIRNILTNACLDCHSNTTNYWWYNHIAPVSWMVADHINEGKSELNFSEWANMDIFEKITILEEICQETERKSMPLKSYRAIHPKAKLSDEQIAELCNWTTKLAEELLANAAGE; this is encoded by the coding sequence ATGCGCCGAATACTTCGATTCTTATTAATAACATTGCTGCTTGTTTTTGTCGTTATTCAGTTTTTTCAAACCGAAAAAAATAACGAAGAAATAAGCAGCAATCATATTTTTAACCAGGAAGAAGTTCCTGAGAACATACGTAATATACTTACGAATGCGTGTTTAGATTGCCACTCGAACACAACAAATTACTGGTGGTACAATCACATTGCCCCGGTATCGTGGATGGTGGCAGATCATATAAACGAAGGAAAATCAGAACTTAATTTTTCGGAATGGGCAAACATGGATATTTTTGAAAAAATTACAATTCTGGAAGAAATTTGCCAGGAAACAGAACGGAAATCGATGCCGTTAAAATCTTATCGTGCTATCCACCCGAAAGCGAAATTAAGTGACGAACAGATTGCGGAGCTCTGCAACTGGACCACAAAACTTGCCGAAGAATTGCTTGCAAACGCCGCCGGCGAATAA
- a CDS encoding threonyl-tRNA synthetase editing domain-containing protein, with translation MKVLVMYIDEFSYQPARKNLDEVEDITEGAAFSDSILAFIQVEESDEEKDVKSQEKKLVNHLKWTARKNNCKSVILHSFAHLSESKASVDFTKELFDLAEKRLQNADFTTAQTPFGYFLDLNIKAPGFSLARIWATL, from the coding sequence ATGAAAGTTTTGGTAATGTATATTGACGAGTTTTCGTACCAGCCGGCACGCAAAAATCTCGACGAAGTGGAAGATATTACGGAAGGTGCTGCATTTTCTGATTCGATACTGGCCTTTATTCAGGTAGAAGAAAGCGATGAAGAGAAAGATGTAAAAAGCCAGGAAAAAAAACTGGTTAATCATTTAAAATGGACCGCCCGAAAAAACAATTGCAAGAGTGTAATTCTTCACTCGTTCGCTCACCTTTCGGAATCGAAAGCATCGGTTGATTTTACCAAAGAACTTTTCGATCTGGCAGAGAAACGACTGCAAAACGCCGATTTTACAACAGCACAAACACCATTTGGTTATTTCCTCGATTTGAATATTAAAGCGCCTGGATTTTCTTTAGCACGAATTTGGGCAACACTTTAG
- a CDS encoding DEAD/DEAH box helicase: MKFEEYSISNTIKTNLAKNGFRRPTDIQFKAIPPVLRGEDVLAIAQTGTGKTAAFAIPVIHNIQQAKLSQHVQGISCLVMVPTHELAKQINEVFVSISKNTGVKTTVIIGGVDQDPQIDRLKSGTDVLVATPGRLFDLVSQGHLKLHGVKTLILDEADHMLDLGFINDINDLIRFLPSKRQTLFFSATINKKIKKLAYSLVNKPIRIQISPKNPVAKTIEHQVAFIEMDDKRAFLERLVDENPNAKILAFVRTKVRAERVKKAMARVEIESDTIHSDKDQTERDQTMTRFKSGALKLLIATDVSARGIDIPNVDFVVNYDLPEVAENYVHRVGRTGRGNQKGKAVSFCSAEEREILDEIESFLGKDIHRLEIEKKDYKETLDFTKDTDYNWQKLMRENERELKEVKKKKKKKK; encoded by the coding sequence ATGAAATTCGAGGAATATTCCATATCGAACACCATAAAAACCAACCTTGCAAAAAACGGATTCCGTCGTCCTACCGACATTCAGTTTAAAGCAATTCCTCCCGTTTTAAGAGGCGAAGATGTTTTGGCCATTGCTCAAACCGGAACAGGAAAAACTGCGGCTTTTGCTATTCCGGTAATTCACAACATTCAACAGGCCAAGTTAAGTCAACATGTTCAGGGAATAAGCTGCCTTGTTATGGTTCCAACTCACGAGTTGGCAAAACAGATCAACGAGGTGTTTGTTTCCATTTCAAAAAATACAGGTGTGAAAACTACCGTAATTATTGGTGGTGTTGATCAGGATCCTCAAATCGACCGATTAAAAAGCGGAACCGACGTTTTGGTTGCTACACCCGGTCGCTTGTTCGATTTGGTTAGCCAGGGCCATCTAAAGCTTCATGGTGTAAAAACCTTGATACTGGACGAAGCCGATCATATGCTCGACCTTGGTTTTATCAACGATATTAACGATTTGATTCGTTTTCTTCCTTCAAAGCGACAAACCTTGTTTTTTTCGGCCACTATAAATAAAAAGATCAAAAAGCTGGCCTATTCATTGGTTAATAAGCCAATTCGCATTCAAATTTCGCCTAAAAATCCGGTAGCAAAAACCATCGAGCACCAGGTTGCCTTTATTGAAATGGATGATAAAAGAGCTTTTCTTGAACGCTTGGTTGATGAAAATCCCAATGCCAAAATTCTGGCTTTTGTGCGCACAAAAGTACGTGCCGAACGTGTGAAAAAAGCGATGGCTCGTGTTGAAATTGAAAGCGACACCATTCATAGTGATAAAGACCAAACAGAACGTGACCAAACAATGACACGTTTTAAAAGTGGTGCACTTAAATTACTGATTGCAACTGATGTAAGTGCCCGTGGAATTGATATTCCTAATGTTGATTTTGTGGTTAATTACGACCTGCCCGAAGTAGCCGAAAACTACGTTCACCGCGTAGGACGAACCGGTCGTGGAAACCAAAAAGGTAAAGCTGTTTCTTTCTGCAGTGCCGAAGAACGTGAGATACTGGACGAAATTGAAAGCTTTTTGGGGAAAGACATTCATCGACTCGAAATTGAAAAAAAGGACTACAAAGAGACTTTGGATTTTACAAAAGACACCGATTACAACTGGCAAAAGTTGATGCGCGAAAACGAACGCGAATTAAAAGAGGTGAAAAAGAAGAAGAAAAAGAAAAAGTAA